A portion of the Blastopirellula sediminis genome contains these proteins:
- a CDS encoding 3-deoxy-7-phosphoheptulonate synthase, protein MHQTDNVNVRSIEKLVSPREIKQEIPVTEETQDFIFESREQIKRILSGEDDRMLAVVGPCSIHDPKMAIDYARRLKEVAEEVKDRIFIVMRVYFEKPRTTVGWKGLINDPHLNDTFDVGSGFRIARKLLVDIAEIGLPAASEALEPITPQYIADLISLASIGARTTESPTHRQMASGLSMPVGYKNGTDGSLQIALDAMTSSGSPHSFLGIDAEGATCVVHSNGNPWGHLILRGGRSGPNYSREDIKDAIAQLEKANLQSNLLVDCSHANSNKDHTQQKNVWRDVLAQRIEGNRSIIGMMLESNIAPGNQKLGSEPSALTYGVSITDACIGWDETADLLREAHAKLSEAAVGAT, encoded by the coding sequence ATGCACCAGACCGACAACGTCAACGTCCGTAGCATTGAAAAGCTCGTTTCGCCGCGAGAAATCAAGCAAGAGATCCCGGTGACCGAGGAGACGCAGGACTTCATCTTCGAATCCCGCGAGCAAATCAAGCGCATCCTCTCAGGCGAAGATGATCGGATGCTGGCGGTCGTCGGCCCTTGCTCGATCCACGATCCGAAGATGGCGATCGATTACGCGCGACGCCTGAAGGAAGTGGCCGAAGAAGTCAAAGATCGCATCTTCATCGTGATGCGGGTCTACTTCGAAAAGCCGCGGACCACCGTCGGTTGGAAGGGGTTGATCAACGACCCGCACCTCAATGACACCTTCGACGTCGGCTCCGGCTTCCGCATCGCGCGAAAGTTGCTGGTCGACATCGCCGAAATCGGCCTCCCCGCCGCGAGCGAAGCGCTCGAGCCGATCACGCCGCAATATATCGCCGACCTGATCTCGCTCGCGTCGATCGGCGCTCGCACCACCGAATCGCCGACCCACCGTCAGATGGCGAGCGGCCTATCGATGCCGGTCGGCTATAAGAACGGAACCGACGGCTCGCTGCAAATCGCCCTCGACGCGATGACCTCGTCCGGCAGTCCGCACAGTTTCCTCGGTATCGACGCCGAAGGAGCGACTTGCGTCGTGCACTCGAACGGCAATCCGTGGGGTCACCTGATCCTCCGCGGCGGTCGTAGCGGCCCGAACTACTCGCGCGAAGATATCAAAGACGCGATCGCCCAGCTCGAAAAGGCGAACCTGCAATCGAACCTGCTGGTCGACTGCAGCCACGCGAACAGCAACAAAGATCACACGCAACAAAAGAACGTCTGGCGCGACGTGCTGGCCCAGCGGATCGAAGGTAACCGCTCAATCATCGGCATGATGCTCGAAAGCAATATCGCCCCAGGCAACCAGAAGCTCGGCAGCGAACCGTCAGCGTTGACCTACGGCG